The DNA segment agagcgttacagctcttctaaaggagcctcttcaggcgattgtgtagcactgccgttgttcttcttctggcagtcttcaatccaaatccctaaagcagattccatccagactactgccttatcacgtccacttgcaactcgttttgcgccctggttaaaggacactgcggctgtagatcttatatgcttttcctcctttttaaataaaaagaatcgtggactcattgatgccgtaaaggtgtcctgcagcggtgtagctgtttccttccttcaacatatccaaaacttttaccttttctgcaatcatttgcatcttttgttggcgcttggacacggcccctgaagcagtagcaggagcatgttaatgctgaatgagtgagatgagacttcctggttaatgcagcactccgtcgctgagccaatcagcacacaggaacttaactgtgtgctctgagtaggtagcttctcagtcatccgccaatagcgtcccttgtatgaaatcaactgggcaaaccaactgaggaagcatgtaccagaagtaaaaagacccattgtctgcagaaccctgcgaagcagcgaaaaatccgcgatatatatttaaatatgcttacatataaaatccgcgatggagtgaagccgcgaaagttgaagcgcaatgtagcgagggattactgtacttcaccaatctttttttatttgtggtttaataaaacctttaattgccattgttcaacacgaGAACAAGACCTATGCCagttgaaagtcaaagaagccattatgaggttagaatcaagaataaaacaattcaagacattggtaaaaccttaggatgacctaaatcaactgactggaatatcatgaagaagaaagaatacagaggtgaactcaataatcacaaaggggctggtaggccaaggaagagaCAGAGTCTTGAcgaggcagatgtgtgtgtgtcagagatgactatcagcagaagacttcatgagcagaaatacagaggacacactgaAAGATGAACACCACTAGTTAGTCAGAAAAACAGGATggacagattacagtttgtgaaaaaggaattGAAAGAACCTGCAggattctggaaaaaggtcttgtggacagacaagacaaagatgaacccgatcagagtgatggcaagagcaaagtgtggaggtgaagaggaactgcccaagatccaaagcagaccacctcatctgttaaacatggtggtgtcaGTGTTATGGCTtgagcatgtatggctgccacaggtccaggcacacttctcttcattgatgaatgaactgctgatggcagtcgCACAATGAATTCGGAGGTGTAGAGAAACAACTCATCTGCTCAAGtaccagtaaatgcctccaaactcactggacggtgcttcatcctacagcaaaataataattcaaacatactgctgaggcaacacaggagtttggCGAAGCTAACAAATAGAAAATTCTGCAATGGCCAAGCTAGTtttactgctgcaacaaaattcgatgcgtctaagaaactggtgcgagattggaggaggcaagaagatgtaaaaaaaaaaatgaagtgtcgcattttgaattttttgggTTTCCAGACCCAACTTATAAGTATgcatatacgatagatagatagatagatagatagatagatagatagatagatagatagatagatagatagatagatagatagatagatagatagatagatagatagatagatagatagatagatagatagatagatagatagatagatagatagatgtgaaaggcactatatgttagatATCTACTGTATGCTTTTAATTTTGCTCTGATAATTTTCTTCCTTTGACAATTTGAAGCGTTGGGTTGTTGTTTCATTATAGTAGGGTGTCATCAGATTGTTTGATATTCCTTGAATCTTTCATAACAATCAGAAATATTATGATTTGTTTCAAACTAAATCATATGAAaagttgttttttgtctttttttaacttCCCTGctaattttaataatgtaatttcCTTTTGTACTTTTTAGGGCCTTCTGAAGCTTGAGTACCTTAAGCGTGACCATCTTCCACAAACAGAATGAATGAACTTAATGACTCAATCCAAGAGTTCATCATCATCGGCTTTCCGGGGTATCAAGACAGAAACAGCAGATTTATCATTTTTGGAGTTTTACTGACAGTATATGCCATCCTCTTATTAGGAAATCTATTTATAATTGTTATTGTCTTAATTGACAGAGACCTGCACACTCCTATGTATATTTTAATGTCCAATCTTGCTCTAGTAGACGTAGTCATTACAACCACCACTATTCCCAAACTGCTAGCTGTCCTTGGCACTGGTGCGAGTGGAATTTCTATTGCAGGGTGTTTCATCCAGACACTTTTCTGTGGATCTGTCACTGCTGTGGAGTCGTTTCTTCTTGCAATCATGGCCTATGACAGGTATCTGGCCATTTGTAAGCCACTCCATTATTACACTATTACAAACAACAGTGTGGTCTTCAAACAAGTAGTCTGTTGTTGGGTAGGTGGTTTCATAGCTCTAACCATTCCACTCAGTTTAACTTTCAGGCTACAGTTTTGCGGATCCAACAAGCTCCTCCATTTTTTTTGTGACCATTCCGCACTGTTAAAGTTAGCATGCACTGATACGACCATCAACAGCTATTTAAGTTTAAGTATAGGAATGTGTGTCCTGTTAGGCTCCATGCTGTACATCCTGTTTTCATATGCAAAGATCATTATGTCAGTCCTGAAAGTCACAGGCAACGAAGGAGGTTTGAAGGCCTTTTCGACCTGCGGTACACACCTACTGGTCATTTCAGTGTTTTTCCTGGTTGCTGCCGGTGTGTACACCGCAGGCCGAGTCCCAGGCAGTTCTCTTGATATTCGCGTCATAGCAGCACTCATTCAGAATGTGACTCCGCCATTAATGAACCCAGTCATTTATTGTTTGAGGACAAAAGAGATTAAGGTCAGCTTTGTGAGACTGCTGAAAAGGATCGACATATTACCCAACGGAAATTGATGGGTGTAAATACTCGGGGATCAGTCTTATTCTCTTTGACTCCATAGCTCTGAATGTATGATCATATTTAATAGTAAATATATTAGCAACCTTCAGGCACAAGtttaaacataagaaaataagaagcACACTATTCAGTCCTTCAGACTTGATTGGTTATCGACTACAGAAGGTGTTCAAGTACTTCGTCCAGATAGCTTTTAACACTTTGAATGCCCCAGTGGAAATAAGTGAATTTGTTCATGACACCAATGCAAAATCagggtgttattttaatatactatttattaagataaaaaattattttttataaaaacaagCTATTCAAGTTACCTCGTAGCTGGCGCAGAGAACAGAAAATTCTTTGTGCGCGGCATCTGAGCGATAACTCGGCTGGATCTAATAAGTTAGATGTTGCTAAATGTGTTGTAATCGAATGTCGCAGTTTCCAGTGATGAGACTCGTTGAAAGTCATTGAGAGGTTTTCAGACGGTTGTGGTTCTACACATGcacattattttttgttgaaacTCATTGTTATCCAAATATGGAAAACACTAActgaaagttaaaaatatattgtgttcAATGATGCCACATTGATTTTACATTCTTATTTCAgtagtgctagggtgttgtaccatgttgcttgattacgtcttgcctgaagaaggggcctgagttgcctcgaaagcttgcttattgtaatctttctagtaagccaataaaaggggtcattttgcttaacttctcaccacgtTCTTATTTCAGACTCCCGCTGTGCTCTTTTTACAGGTGTTACCCATGAACATGCTCGTATTTGGCACTGCAACTTCAAAGATGGTGTACGAGATAGCTCATAGGTGGTGTCCATCAGTAGATCACCAACAATGAGTTAACTGGTATTCAACAGTCAATGTGTTCAGGTTTCCAGTTTAGCTGTTTGATTTAATGATTCTGAATGAGCTTTCTGTGAGGAAGTGCGTCCCAATTTATATCTTGAATTTATTTCCCCTTAACTTCTACTAGTGCCCTCAGCTATGGATTTACTTTGCAATGAAAAATGTATCAATGAAATAATTTGGTCATATAGTTGCAGGAACATGTAAACGACTCACAGTCCTGGTGCTGCGGGCATGTgactttggaagaattaagtatcAACACAAGTGATAAAATAAACTGCAGCTATTCTGATTgtgtcattttaaacatttttctctgtaGCGTACTGCATTGGCAATGTTGCTGGGGGTGAATTCTCACTGGATCTGGCACTGTAGCAGATGCTTCTTCCAGGTTTTCAAATTTGAAAAAGCATCGGCAAAGTGAATCCCGTAGATTCTGTTCTGGCAATACATGTACGTGAGGACTAGTTAATTTCTAGTAACAGAATGCACATTTTCACGATATAAGGCATCAAAAACAAATGACCCTGTCAAGGTGTTAAGCGCATACGATTTAAGAGCTGACTGAATGAGACATTATCACCGAGAATACTTAGTGAGATGTACAGCattgatttctctttttttaggTTCTTCTCCTTCCTTTGCCTTTCACCAATTTTACTATCTCAGCCTCCTCTTTGTTTTTGGGGAAAAGGGATCAATATTaaaactttagaacattagaacactctagacgagaacaggccattcagcccaacaaagcttgccagtccttatccacttaattcttccaaaataacatcaagttgagtttttaaAGTCCTAATGTTTTCCACACTGCTGGGTGACTTCTTCcaaatgtctgtggttctctgtgtaaaaaaaaacctgttaatgtttgtgtgaaatttacccttcacaagtttccaactgtgtccccaagtccttgatgaactcattttaaagtctccatctcaatccactggactaatttgcttcataattttaaacatttcagtcaggtctcctcttaatctccttttatttaaactgtaaaggctcagctctttaaatctttcctcataactcatcccctgtagcccctcaatcagcctcgttgctgttctctggaccttttctagtgctgctatgtcctttttgtagcctggagatgaaaactgcacccagtactccagatgaggcctcaccagtgtgttataaaggttgagcagaaccttctgtgacttgtactccacacatcaaggcgctatataacctgacattcagtTAGCctctttaatggcttctgaacactgtctggaagtcgacagcttagagtccactacgactcctaaatccttctcataaggtggactttcgattttccgaccgcccattgtgtattcaaacttcacatttttacttcctatgtgtaattctttacatttactgacattaaatttcatctgccacaaatctgcccaagtctgtatgctatccaagtctttctgtgatgatatagtggattccaaattatctgccattccacctatcttggtatcatctgcaaatttaaccagctttttacttatattactatttaaatcatatatatatatatatatatatatatatatatatatatatatatatatatatatatatatgtataaatatagttatatatagttatatataaatatatatatatagttatggacggccggcagctcaacctggccgacacatccaggatgctagatggagatttccctgcagcttagaggtaccccagattcccgcagggcaccatagGAGATGGAGTACAGctgctgggtgctgtgggtgctgcaatgggatgctgcagggagacgcagggatttttgtttcccatatagcccggaagtactgccaaGTCACAGGaatggaagtactcccaagtcacgggtcaagaactatataaaggactatgggagacccagcaagtgagccggagttgggagggagtgtgacggagttGCTGGGAGGAGAATTGTGGTGTGGATATACTGTAATGTGTGATTATTATAGTTACTGCCTGTTTATTGTGCTGGAGGtgctttgaacctgtgtctgcatctgcctgttgggtttcatggtgCAACAGCACCCTCAAACATCCACTTATTgacaatttatatactgtatatatatatatatatatatatatatatacagtatatatatatatacagtatatatatatatatatatatatatatatatatatacatatatataattatatatatatagggcggcacggtggcgcagtgggtagcgctgctacctcacagttgggagacctggggacccgggttcgcttcccgtgtcctccctgcatggagtttgcatgttctccccgtgtctgcgtgggtttcctccgggcgttccggtttcctcccacagtccaaagacatgctggttaggtggattggcgattctaaattggccctggtgtgtgcttggtgtgtgggagtgtttgtgtgtgtcctgcggtgggttggcaccctgcccgggattggttcctgccttgtgccctgtgttggctgggattggctccagcagacccccgtgaccctgtgttcggattcagcaggttggaaaatggatggatggatggatatatatatatatatatatatatatatatatatatatatatatatatatatatatatatatatatatatgttgcatagtttactgtcaaataatgcaaagagtacgcaacacgtgtttcgcccttatttgggctcatcaggcatacacaatgaatatatatatatgttatatatatatatatatatatatatatatattggtataTGGCTGGCCGTtcttcccggccaatacccccacgtcgccagatggagccctcctggcaaaatggagttgccccgaattccagcagggcatcatggaacttggactcattcatcacagccctgctggataccgtgggggccgccaggagacgTTGcaaggaggcccagggacttatactttccatatagcccggaagtatttcacaatcacgggaacggaagagatgatatacttctgggctgaagaaaagagtttttgatctgacacggaagtgctaagaatcacatggactggggggatcagaagcacttccaggtcatggactataaaaggattgtgggagatcccaccaatgagccgagttgggaggaagggtgaatgagctgctgggagtggaggattgtggattgtgattattgattattgattattggagtattgtggagtagagggtgctttgtgcactttgttattaaaataaataatatttggacttttacttggtgtctgaCGCATTGTCTGacggttcaaggggacgacagcgcccctatctatcacaatatatagtcATAAGAATAGACAGGAGACATCaaagggtttggggcagccacccgtttaTTATGCCTTTGCTGCAAAATGGGTTTGTTTAGTTAAGTAGTGTTGAGGTTcaggtccaaaacagaactgactcaaaTGCAAAAAGATGGTGGCTTTGAACGTCGGGACTGGAAATGACGTAATcgtgaccagaagtgatgtcttcttggacgccagaaccagaagtggtgtcatcatgGGTGCCAGAGCCCTGTGGGATTTCcaatgaatggtctgcagaggattgagaggaaaagtcagtgcacctcgccaccccctcgACTGGTGTGGAATTGTCATTAttcaagctctttagctgcctcccattcgcacatgtgtgacaatatataaaaagagcaacagccccagcactgacccctgctggtcaccactgttaacatcggccagttctgatgaggttcctcacaccgtcagcctcttcttcctttttctgagccaattctgcacccatctacaaacatcaccctgaactcccacttcttttagtttgatgcccaacctctcacgtggaaccttatcaaatgctttctgaaattccagataaataatatcataagctccattttgatcatatccttttgttactTCTTCATAGAATGCATATTGGTAAAACCGAATCCATGCTGAGTGTTCAATAAAacccctgttcttgccatgtgttgctcaatcttttcctttaatgattcctttcattaatttttctgtgatgtaCGTTAAGCTTTCTGGCCTAAAGTTGCTtagatctgcccggtcacccgttttatataatgggatattaGTTGACATTTTTCCAGcattttggaatttccccagttcacaatgacttcctaaaaatatgtgtcagggGTTTATATGCGTATTCGCTAACCTCCttcaggataaatattatctggtcctggagatttgtctgatttcagcctatttagaGAGTGTGTGCCAAATTCACAATGCTGCTGCTACTATGTAACTTGAATGCAGCTGATGTTTACAAAATTAGATATTGGTGAGTTACCAACAACAAACGGAATGGACGGCTTGAAGAAAACAAGCTAACTTAACCTGTGGACAATGTCCAGTATTAGTGATTGATGAATTTTAGTCATTGAACATTTCTGTGAAACCTTGGTAAACAGAAATAATGTGAACTCATTACTAAATCTCAATAAATGTATTGTCAAATAATAGGTTAATCCTGAAGTAAAgattcattatatttgttttattaaacaatacatactgtacactgtGTGATGAtgcaattaattaatgaaattaacCATACCATTAAAAACTGAGTTTtgcaaaacatataaaaacactTGGCATAGCACCAGCTTTTTTGTGATTGCTGAGGACCCCCAAGTACATATAGGAGTGGGCAACTTTACTTCTACACCCTGAATAGTGGCCAGACATAGAggatctttggtgcagtgaaagtcaatcaccagttccttggttttgctgatgttaagttatagacgattctctttgcaccaagaaacaaagttctcctcctgacccctctcctctgtctcaatacaccccataagtgcaaaatcatctgagaattggcacaagtgacctgacctggtgTTAAatttgtagtctgaggtgtacagagtgaagagaaaagcagaaagGCCTCATCCATGTGGTACCCCAATGTTGTCACACAGTccatgagtctcacaaactgcagtctgccctgacagatagtccattatcctaGACACCAGAGgcccatccacctgcatatctcagagtttatcccttaacagggatggctggatggtattaaaggcacagaagaaattgaaaaacataatcctcacagtgctgccatctttgtccaggtgagaataagccttgtggagcagatactGCAGATACttacatcctccactccaatctttgtccaacaggcaaactgcagtaggtccagcctctcaaaggtctttatgGTGTGAAAAGTAAGTGctgctggtctgtagtcattaggtgaaaagGCGCcttccttctttggaacaggagcaatgcaagatgttttctgaAGAAGATGCACTTtatgaagccttagggacagactaacCAGGTGAAAAAGGTCACCACaatgttggtcagcacaggctttAGGATCTAGAGGACTGATACCATCTTTTTGCATAgcatttcctgtgtgtagcttcctcagttgagTCCTCACTTGGTGATTAAGTGGACTCGTCACTGGCTATTTCAGTTGATGTGGTGGGAGTTGTTGACGCAGTGGAGATGGTGTGGGCGCTGTTTGGGGTATACAGTTTTGAATCACCCCTCTTTATGTGTATGTTGAATTTGTTGAAtcaattaaacatccatccatccattatccaacccgctatatcctaactacagggtcacgggggtctgctggagccaatcccagccaacacagggcgcaaggcaggaaacaaaccctgggcagggcgccagcccaccgcagggcaatcaattaaacaattgatcacaaaaaaagtgTTGGTGTCATGAGTGAATTATTTCCATTGATGAACTTCAGAGAAGGCTGCCTTTTCGGTTCTCTGCCAAACTTTTTAAAGTTGGATTGCAGAACtaacagactacccttatgtatgtcatttgttccaacatgaacaATGACCACTGGATCTACCCCCattctggccaagagcctatccaccctccCAGGGAGGTCCCCCATCTGCGCACCCAAAAGGCAACACACCATGTGAGACTCTttgtctctggagcacacctgcgcttcaatcc comes from the Erpetoichthys calabaricus chromosome 4, fErpCal1.3, whole genome shotgun sequence genome and includes:
- the LOC114641247 gene encoding olfactory receptor 6N1-like, coding for MNELNDSIQEFIIIGFPGYQDRNSRFIIFGVLLTVYAILLLGNLFIIVIVLIDRDLHTPMYILMSNLALVDVVITTTTIPKLLAVLGTGASGISIAGCFIQTLFCGSVTAVESFLLAIMAYDRYLAICKPLHYYTITNNSVVFKQVVCCWVGGFIALTIPLSLTFRLQFCGSNKLLHFFCDHSALLKLACTDTTINSYLSLSIGMCVLLGSMLYILFSYAKIIMSVLKVTGNEGGLKAFSTCGTHLLVISVFFLVAAGVYTAGRVPGSSLDIRVIAALIQNVTPPLMNPVIYCLRTKEIKVSFVRLLKRIDILPNGN